The Leptospira fletcheri nucleotide sequence TGTGGTGAGATAGTATTCACCTGACAGTCATCGAAAAACCGGTGGCCCCAGTTTCTTCTGAAAGAGAAAATGATTTTACGACAAATTATTTAAACTCAGGAGAAACCGATGACCACCTACGCCAATGCCACTGCAAAAGCCACTAGAAGAAAGCTAAATTTACTAGAGCTTGCGAATGAATTAGAAAATGTAAGCAAAGCCTGCAAGATCATGGGATATTCCCGTCAGCAGTTTTACGAGATTCGAAGAAACTTCCAAACCTATGGAGCAGAAGGTCTCCTGGATAGAATCCCAGGAGCGAATGGCCCCCATCCTAATAGAGTCAGTGAAGAAATCGAAAAGGAAGTCCTAGAATACTCACTTCATCATCCAACACATGGATGCCTAAAGGTCGCACAGCAACTCAGCCTCAAGGGTGTTAAAGTAAGTTCAGGCGGAGTTAGAGGAGTTTGGGCAAGGAATAAACTCGTAACAAAACACCAAAGGCTTCTTAGACTTGAAGAACATCATCGGGATAAAATTATTCCCCTCAGCGAAAACCAGATCCGGCTACTCGAAAAATTCGATCCTGAATACAGAGAAAGGCACATACAAGCCGATTCTACGGGAGAATTGGTATCTATGGATACTTTCATGGTTGGGTCCCTAAAAGGAGTCGGAAGAGTATATTTACAAACAGTAATTGATTGCCACAGCAGATTCGCGTGGGGGCGACTCTTTAATACTAAAATACCGGTCACCGCTGTTCAAACTCTTAACAACGACGTTCTCCCCTTCTTCGAGGAACACAATGTTAAAGTTCAGACTGTCCTGACCGATAATGGTCGTGAGTATTGCGGAAGAGAAGACCAACACCCGTTCGAACTTTTTCTTCAATTAGAAGATATCGAGCATCGGACCACTAAAGTCCGGAGACCTCAAAGCAATGGATATGTGGAACGTCTTCACAGAACTTTACTCGACGAACATTTTAGAATCGCAGGAAGAACTAAGTTTTACGAGTCGATCGAAGAAATGCAAATTGATCTGGAGATCTTCTTTGAAGAATACAACTACAAGAGGGCACACCAAGGAAGAAATATGAATGGAAGAACTCCATTTCA carries:
- a CDS encoding IS481 family transposase; the protein is MTTYANATAKATRRKLNLLELANELENVSKACKIMGYSRQQFYEIRRNFQTYGAEGLLDRIPGANGPHPNRVSEEIEKEVLEYSLHHPTHGCLKVAQQLSLKGVKVSSGGVRGVWARNKLVTKHQRLLRLEEHHRDKIIPLSENQIRLLEKFDPEYRERHIQADSTGELVSMDTFMVGSLKGVGRVYLQTVIDCHSRFAWGRLFNTKIPVTAVQTLNNDVLPFFEEHNVKVQTVLTDNGREYCGREDQHPFELFLQLEDIEHRTTKVRRPQSNGYVERLHRTLLDEHFRIAGRTKFYESIEEMQIDLEIFFEEYNYKRAHQGRNMNGRTPFQVFVEGIKTEENDEPILEN